In Candidatus Desulfarcum epimagneticum, the following are encoded in one genomic region:
- a CDS encoding conserved hypothetical protein (Evidence 4 : Unknown function but conserved in other organisms), with product MIQRPSHMRAPEQAIQILNPGEVYYWATHSGAELDFMFFKDGKRLGIEFKFNEAPKITKSMRVACEDLKLEHLWVVYPGKHACPARENISVLPLTRIADIL from the coding sequence ATGATCCAAAGACCCTCACATATGCGCGCTCCTGAGCAGGCGATACAGATACTCAATCCGGGCGAAGTCTATTACTGGGCCACCCACAGCGGCGCCGAGCTTGATTTCATGTTCTTCAAAGATGGCAAAAGGCTCGGCATTGAATTTAAATTCAATGAAGCGCCGAAAATCACAAAATCCATGCGCGTCGCCTGTGAGGATTTAAAACTGGAGCATCTTTGGGTGGTGTATCCGGGAAAACATGCCTGCCCCGCGCGGGAAAATATTTCCGTATTGCCATTGACCCGCATAGCTGATATTTTATGA
- a CDS encoding conserved hypothetical protein (Evidence 4 : Unknown function but conserved in other organisms): MGSELRPIKGVNFKSWSTKKEEIAAGREIEAVLLAEGAEFREKNPAHPPWLAAREPFSIPAETVRKIERVGRAVFSYFDALQKLYPDSRRVRRILDIGVADDLKGLDPDKKLMTFRFDMILENEEPQISEVEEVYSSIGFTHAIHAAYGMSSDSLYEAMAGTGVRHILADEKWADYIPELSIMQKRLRKQFGIKTDIGFFSDPGENFTGPIYRFSYMRSFEKLPPPIRKRLIAGDLEYINPLFHGFSAKAAFALLFDDGLKTRLENEMGPDDYDILKKASPPCRLIRSDGSSDTFERLMTKRRGRVIKVVHSPNPDDEWGARGVFFGKTNKNKWTRIVTQVLNGRTPHRPEVDHVTFMETRFVESDRYDIPFFDPVNDRISLMTNARILLRPIFFRRGDDDGRLVSATATFVNTSKKVHWGRHAVLAPLKLS; encoded by the coding sequence ATGGGCAGCGAATTGCGACCGATCAAAGGCGTCAATTTCAAATCCTGGTCCACAAAAAAGGAAGAGATAGCGGCCGGCCGGGAAATTGAAGCCGTTCTGCTGGCCGAAGGGGCGGAGTTCAGGGAAAAGAATCCCGCTCATCCGCCATGGCTGGCGGCCCGCGAACCCTTTTCCATACCCGCGGAGACGGTGAGAAAAATCGAGCGCGTGGGCCGCGCGGTCTTTTCCTATTTCGACGCGCTTCAAAAACTCTATCCCGATTCCCGGAGAGTGAGACGGATTCTGGATATCGGCGTGGCCGACGATTTGAAAGGGCTGGACCCCGACAAAAAATTAATGACCTTCCGATTCGACATGATTCTCGAAAACGAGGAGCCGCAAATCAGCGAAGTGGAAGAGGTTTACAGTTCCATCGGATTCACTCACGCCATACATGCGGCGTACGGCATGAGTTCCGATTCGCTGTATGAAGCCATGGCCGGCACAGGCGTCCGGCATATTCTGGCGGATGAAAAATGGGCGGACTATATCCCCGAGCTTTCCATCATGCAAAAAAGATTGCGAAAGCAGTTCGGCATAAAGACGGATATCGGTTTCTTCAGCGATCCCGGCGAGAATTTCACCGGCCCCATCTATCGTTTTTCCTATATGCGAAGTTTTGAAAAGCTCCCCCCCCCGATCCGTAAAAGACTCATCGCCGGCGATCTGGAATATATCAACCCGCTGTTCCATGGCTTTTCCGCGAAAGCGGCCTTTGCCCTGCTGTTTGATGACGGGCTGAAAACGCGGCTTGAAAACGAAATGGGCCCCGATGATTATGACATTCTAAAAAAAGCCTCTCCGCCGTGCCGGCTGATACGCTCCGACGGGTCGTCCGACACATTTGAGCGTTTGATGACAAAAAGACGCGGCCGGGTGATCAAAGTGGTCCATTCCCCCAACCCGGATGATGAGTGGGGCGCGCGCGGGGTTTTTTTCGGGAAGACGAATAAAAACAAGTGGACGCGCATTGTGACGCAGGTTCTCAACGGCCGGACGCCCCATCGCCCGGAGGTGGATCATGTGACGTTTATGGAGACGCGATTTGTGGAGAGCGACCGCTATGACATTCCTTTTTTTGACCCTGTCAATGACCGGATATCCCTGATGACAAACGCGAGGATTCTTTTGCGCCCCATCTTTTTTCGTCGTGGCGACGACGACGGCCGCCTGGTCAGCGCGACCGCCACGTTTGTCAACACCAGCAAAAAGGTTCACTGGGGGCGTCACGCGGTTTTGGCGCCTCTGAAACTGTCATAA
- a CDS encoding putative serine protease inhibitor (Evidence 3 : Putative function from multiple computational evidences; Product type f : factor): MKKIWALTLAAGFFFAARSYEQAQAQARFQGAFQAKWAGAQTEPPPPGKPASSEKQPDAKMNESIIEKIEKSEKKWRELKKKWRGNYSYKKRFSSWTGFGNETTIVVRNNRVEERHYREWRGDSAAPEGEKWVEKGPRAGSHKKGAKALTLDALYQKAKAVAGKAPGPHEKMYVRFDRRGLLNACFYINVRIMDDAPGEGVDIAAIKPDGAPDIPGETDADDATGALSLVMGNAAFAVKLYGELGASEGNLFFSPHGISTAMAMTDAGARENTAKEIKNALNFEIDPPRLSAAFKKLNQKLAAHASESGQQLIIANGLSLTGGDVSPGFKAALKNDYDAEVFAGDLDPINEWVKKKTKGKIKKILEKLDPYSVCVLLNAICFKGLWQNPFKEIHTRQAPFKFPDGKQTTVSLMYQKSDFKLLDEKNFQAAEIPCKENRMSMIVLLPRNVDGLGKLESGLTHRNLEKWLAALDQTRAREARLFLPKFKFETGYDLAAPLKNMGVKDAFDANGKADFRGMGWPKGKLFISRIKHKAFVEVNEEGAEAAAATAVEMAARSIRRYPVFRADHPFLFIIKDNETGAILFMGRVADPGGT, from the coding sequence ATGAAAAAGATATGGGCGCTGACCCTCGCGGCGGGATTTTTCTTCGCGGCCCGCTCATATGAACAGGCCCAGGCTCAGGCGCGATTCCAGGGCGCCTTCCAGGCGAAGTGGGCGGGGGCCCAGACAGAGCCGCCGCCCCCGGGGAAACCCGCCTCCTCCGAAAAACAGCCCGACGCAAAGATGAACGAATCCATCATCGAAAAAATTGAAAAAAGCGAGAAAAAATGGCGGGAACTTAAAAAAAAATGGAGGGGAAACTACTCTTACAAAAAGCGTTTCTCCAGTTGGACAGGGTTCGGAAACGAGACCACAATCGTGGTGAGAAACAACAGGGTTGAGGAGCGCCATTACAGGGAATGGCGCGGCGATTCCGCGGCCCCGGAAGGCGAAAAATGGGTGGAAAAAGGCCCCCGGGCGGGGTCTCATAAAAAAGGGGCAAAGGCGCTGACCCTTGACGCGCTCTACCAAAAAGCAAAGGCCGTCGCCGGAAAGGCGCCGGGTCCCCATGAGAAGATGTATGTCCGTTTTGACCGGCGGGGCCTTTTGAACGCGTGCTTTTATATCAATGTCAGGATTATGGATGACGCCCCAGGAGAAGGCGTCGACATCGCCGCCATCAAACCGGATGGCGCCCCCGATATCCCCGGCGAAACAGACGCCGATGACGCCACAGGCGCCCTTTCTCTTGTGATGGGAAACGCCGCCTTTGCCGTGAAATTGTACGGCGAGCTTGGGGCGTCTGAAGGCAACCTCTTTTTTTCACCCCACGGCATTTCAACCGCCATGGCCATGACCGACGCCGGCGCCCGGGAAAACACCGCCAAAGAAATCAAAAACGCCCTGAATTTTGAGATAGACCCCCCGAGACTGAGCGCCGCGTTTAAAAAGCTCAATCAAAAACTGGCGGCCCATGCGTCTGAATCCGGTCAACAGCTGATCATCGCAAACGGATTGAGCCTCACAGGGGGAGACGTCAGCCCGGGGTTCAAGGCGGCGCTCAAAAACGACTACGACGCCGAGGTTTTCGCCGGAGACCTGGACCCAATCAACGAATGGGTGAAAAAGAAAACAAAAGGAAAAATCAAAAAGATACTGGAAAAACTGGACCCCTATTCGGTATGCGTCCTTTTAAACGCCATCTGCTTCAAGGGCCTGTGGCAAAATCCATTCAAGGAAATCCATACCCGGCAGGCCCCTTTTAAATTTCCGGACGGGAAACAAACCACTGTTTCCCTCATGTATCAGAAAAGCGATTTTAAGCTGCTGGATGAAAAAAATTTCCAGGCCGCTGAGATTCCCTGCAAAGAAAACCGGATGTCCATGATCGTCCTGCTTCCCCGGAATGTGGACGGCCTGGGGAAACTGGAAAGCGGACTGACCCACCGGAATCTGGAAAAATGGCTGGCGGCGCTGGATCAAACCCGGGCCCGGGAAGCCCGGCTGTTTCTGCCCAAATTTAAATTTGAAACCGGGTACGACCTGGCGGCCCCATTAAAGAACATGGGCGTAAAGGACGCCTTTGACGCCAATGGGAAGGCTGATTTCAGGGGCATGGGCTGGCCCAAAGGAAAACTCTTTATTTCCCGGATCAAACACAAGGCGTTTGTGGAGGTGAACGAAGAAGGCGCGGAGGCGGCCGCCGCCACGGCCGTGGAGATGGCCGCGAGATCCATCCGACGCTATCCGGTGTTTCGCGCCGACCACCCGTTTCTATTCATCATCAAAGACAATGAAACCGGCGCCATCCTGTTCATGGGCAGGGTGGCTGATCCCGGGGGCACATAA
- the proX gene encoding glycine betaine transporter subunit; periplasmic-binding component of ABC superfamily (Evidence 2a : Function from experimental evidences in other organisms; PubMedId : 14612446, 2649479, 2691838, 3305496, 9871325; Product type t : transporter), protein MCIKKCRSQMSRFLAVFFLAALAATLLISCAPESDPAKKDSALPGDGITVQPGRATWTTGFFSEALYSQGLKELGYDVKAPKDLSNPIFYQAVCQGDVDFWANGWYPLHKAQFPKDFDEKAKVAGRVIKAGALQGYLVSRAHAEKYAITSLDDFKRKDVKDAFDSDGDGKADLVACPPGWGCEKAIAFHLEQYGLTEHIHPIKAGYSAGMAGALAAYKAGKPIFFYTWTPNWTLFKLKPGQDVVWINVPKNIPRESEKEWADYMTQTGITGAVTDPLKMGFPANDVVVIANKKFLEKNPAAARLFEIMSLPLADIALQNNLMFGGEKSPEDIQRHVADWKALNMDKWNAWLDEAKKAAM, encoded by the coding sequence ATGTGTATAAAAAAATGTCGTTCACAAATGAGCCGTTTTTTAGCCGTCTTTTTTCTTGCGGCGCTTGCCGCGACTCTTCTGATCTCGTGCGCGCCGGAATCCGATCCGGCAAAAAAAGACTCGGCCCTGCCGGGAGACGGGATAACCGTTCAGCCGGGACGGGCGACCTGGACCACCGGTTTTTTCTCTGAGGCCCTTTACTCCCAGGGACTCAAAGAGCTGGGGTATGATGTGAAAGCGCCCAAGGACTTAAGCAATCCCATTTTCTACCAGGCGGTCTGCCAGGGCGATGTGGATTTCTGGGCCAATGGCTGGTATCCCCTTCACAAGGCCCAGTTTCCGAAAGACTTCGATGAAAAGGCGAAAGTCGCCGGGCGCGTCATCAAAGCCGGCGCGTTGCAGGGGTATCTCGTATCCAGAGCGCACGCTGAAAAATACGCCATCACATCCCTGGACGATTTCAAACGCAAAGATGTGAAAGACGCGTTCGACTCCGACGGCGACGGAAAGGCGGATCTGGTGGCGTGTCCCCCGGGATGGGGGTGCGAAAAGGCCATCGCCTTTCATCTGGAACAGTATGGCTTAACTGAGCACATCCATCCGATCAAAGCCGGGTATTCCGCCGGCATGGCCGGCGCGCTGGCCGCGTACAAAGCGGGCAAACCGATCTTTTTCTACACATGGACCCCAAACTGGACGCTCTTTAAGTTAAAGCCCGGCCAGGATGTGGTCTGGATCAACGTGCCGAAAAATATTCCGAGAGAAAGCGAAAAAGAATGGGCGGATTACATGACGCAAACCGGAATCACGGGCGCGGTCACCGATCCTTTAAAAATGGGTTTCCCGGCCAACGATGTGGTGGTGATCGCCAATAAAAAATTCCTGGAAAAGAACCCGGCGGCCGCCAGACTGTTTGAGATCATGTCCCTTCCACTGGCGGACATCGCTCTCCAGAACAACCTCATGTTTGGAGGAGAAAAAAGTCCCGAAGACATTCAGCGGCATGTGGCGGACTGGAAAGCGCTGAACATGGACAAATGGAACGCGTGGCTGGACGAAGCGAAAAAGGCCGCCATGTAA
- a CDS encoding conserved hypothetical protein (Evidence 4 : Unknown function but conserved in other organisms), which translates to MIPWKLLGRSKTPDHKKELTLHQRDTEYSIRVNGRELMNSRMFGSERMLAELSCPKIAERKNARALIGGLGMGHTLAAALGALHSDADVLLAELVPSVVEWNKNVLGPLAGDPLKDSRVTVALEDVMNIIKNHTSAFDAILLDVDNGPDSLTQKTNDELYSMSGLAMARRALRPGGVLAVWSSAPDTGFTQRLNRSSFHVLEKKVRARTHKKGPVHTIWIATKSCQ; encoded by the coding sequence ATGATTCCATGGAAATTGCTGGGCCGTTCCAAAACGCCTGATCACAAAAAAGAGTTGACGCTCCACCAGAGGGATACGGAGTATTCCATCCGTGTAAACGGGCGGGAGCTTATGAACAGCAGAATGTTCGGTTCTGAAAGGATGCTCGCCGAGTTATCCTGCCCCAAGATTGCCGAGCGAAAAAACGCCAGGGCGCTGATTGGCGGACTTGGAATGGGACACACACTTGCGGCGGCTCTTGGGGCGCTTCATTCTGACGCGGACGTTCTTCTTGCTGAGCTTGTTCCATCCGTGGTCGAATGGAATAAAAACGTGTTGGGACCGTTGGCCGGCGATCCCCTCAAGGATTCCCGTGTCACGGTGGCGCTTGAAGATGTCATGAACATCATCAAAAACCACACATCGGCCTTTGACGCGATTCTTCTGGATGTGGACAATGGCCCGGACAGTTTGACTCAAAAAACAAATGATGAGTTGTACAGCATGTCAGGACTCGCCATGGCGCGCCGCGCGTTACGGCCGGGCGGTGTCCTTGCCGTCTGGTCATCGGCGCCGGACACGGGTTTTACCCAGAGACTGAATCGGTCATCTTTTCATGTCCTTGAAAAAAAAGTCCGGGCCAGAACCCATAAAAAGGGTCCCGTTCATACCATCTGGATCGCCACGAAATCATGTCAATAA
- a CDS encoding Enoyl-CoA hydratase/isomerase, giving the protein MGDYETIVYREEGGVGVLTLNRPKTLNAINLEMIEEIEDLFGKLEKSETARVLILTGAGEKGFCAGLDMKTAAGEIFEGSPALIYQCQSRFSRIYYMMRVIPQPVIAAIHGAAAGGGFSFAMASDVRIITPQAKFNAAYINIGLGGADLASSYFLPRLIGSGRANEFLLTGDFMTAQEAMDLGFASRMVEKETLMDTAREIAARMVEKSPLGLKMTKEAINQNLGVTSLEQALHIENRNQAFMITAMKTEK; this is encoded by the coding sequence ATGGGCGATTACGAGACCATTGTTTACCGGGAAGAGGGCGGGGTGGGGGTTTTGACCTTAAACCGGCCGAAAACATTGAACGCCATCAACCTGGAGATGATCGAAGAAATTGAGGATCTGTTCGGAAAACTGGAGAAAAGCGAAACCGCCCGGGTTTTGATTTTGACCGGGGCCGGTGAAAAAGGGTTTTGCGCGGGTCTGGACATGAAAACCGCCGCCGGGGAGATTTTCGAGGGCTCGCCCGCTTTGATCTATCAATGCCAGAGTCGGTTTTCCCGGATTTATTATATGATGCGGGTCATTCCCCAGCCCGTCATCGCGGCCATTCACGGCGCCGCGGCCGGCGGGGGGTTCAGCTTCGCCATGGCCTCGGATGTGAGGATCATCACCCCCCAGGCGAAATTCAACGCCGCCTACATCAACATCGGCCTGGGCGGCGCCGATCTGGCCAGCAGCTACTTCCTGCCCCGGCTCATCGGCTCGGGCCGGGCCAATGAGTTTCTGCTCACCGGCGATTTCATGACCGCCCAAGAGGCCATGGACCTGGGGTTCGCAAGCCGGATGGTGGAAAAAGAGACGCTCATGGACACGGCCCGGGAAATCGCGGCCCGCATGGTGGAGAAAAGCCCCCTGGGCCTTAAAATGACCAAGGAGGCCATCAACCAGAACCTCGGTGTGACCTCCCTGGAGCAGGCGCTTCATATCGAAAACCGGAACCAGGCGTTTATGATCACGGCCATGAAGACGGAGAAATAG
- the proV gene encoding glycine betaine transporter subunit; ATP-binding compoent of ABC superfamily (Evidence 2a : Function from experimental evidences in other organisms; PubMedId : 2649479, 2691838; Product type t : transporter) yields MSDPDEKVVVKNLFKVFGAHPEKAVALANSGMGKDEVFAKTGLSIGVNNASFSVREGEIFVVMGLSGSGKSTLIRMINRLIRPTSGAVFFEGKDVAKMRRDELTRMRREKMSMVFQSFALMPHMTVLKNAAFALEISEVPEKDRERRAMEALDQVGLKPYAQSRPDELSGGMRQRVGLARALAADPCVMLMDEAFSALDPLIRTEMQDELLKLQAEKTRAIVFISHDLDEAMRIGDRIAIMEGGRIVQTGSPEEILRNPADDYVRAFFRGVDPTNILTAGQLAEKKYATITRRGGEGPRVAIQRIRDRDRGPYAYALDRSRRFLGVVSADSLGAILGSDMENSLESALIHGATAVKSDSVLQDAAEMIIHSDWAAPVVDDDNRYMGAISKNRFLRALSRNTS; encoded by the coding sequence ATGTCCGACCCGGACGAAAAAGTGGTGGTGAAAAATCTATTTAAGGTCTTCGGCGCGCATCCCGAAAAAGCCGTCGCCCTGGCGAATTCGGGAATGGGCAAAGATGAGGTGTTCGCAAAGACCGGCCTTTCCATCGGGGTGAACAACGCCAGTTTCTCTGTGCGCGAGGGCGAAATTTTTGTGGTCATGGGACTGTCCGGATCGGGAAAATCGACCCTGATCCGGATGATCAACCGACTGATCCGGCCGACGTCGGGCGCGGTCTTTTTTGAAGGAAAAGATGTGGCGAAAATGCGCCGGGACGAGCTGACGCGGATGCGGCGGGAGAAGATGAGCATGGTGTTTCAGTCGTTCGCCCTGATGCCGCACATGACTGTTTTAAAAAACGCGGCGTTCGCTCTGGAGATATCGGAAGTTCCGGAAAAAGACAGGGAGCGTCGCGCCATGGAGGCCCTGGATCAGGTCGGATTGAAACCTTACGCCCAAAGCCGGCCGGACGAGCTGTCCGGCGGCATGCGCCAAAGGGTCGGGCTGGCCCGGGCGCTGGCGGCGGACCCCTGCGTGATGCTGATGGACGAAGCGTTTTCGGCGCTCGACCCCCTGATTCGAACCGAAATGCAGGACGAGCTTTTAAAACTTCAGGCGGAAAAGACGCGCGCCATTGTCTTTATATCCCACGACCTGGACGAAGCCATGAGAATCGGGGACCGGATCGCCATCATGGAGGGGGGACGCATTGTCCAGACGGGCTCTCCTGAAGAGATACTCAGGAATCCGGCCGACGATTACGTCCGGGCCTTTTTCCGGGGCGTGGACCCCACGAATATCCTCACCGCCGGACAGCTGGCTGAAAAAAAATACGCCACCATCACCCGGCGCGGGGGCGAAGGGCCGCGCGTGGCCATCCAGCGCATTCGCGACCGGGACAGAGGGCCGTACGCCTATGCCCTGGACCGGAGCCGCCGGTTCCTGGGCGTGGTCTCCGCAGACTCCCTGGGCGCCATCCTCGGATCGGATATGGAAAACTCCCTGGAATCGGCGCTGATACACGGCGCGACCGCCGTCAAATCCGACTCGGTTCTCCAGGACGCGGCGGAGATGATCATCCACTCGGACTGGGCCGCCCCTGTGGTGGACGATGACAACCGATACATGGGGGCCATTTCAAAAAATCGTTTTCTTCGGGCGCTGAGCCGAAACACATCATAA
- a CDS encoding conserved hypothetical protein (Evidence 4 : Unknown function but conserved in other organisms), which yields MEKRGKNKKHGQTNKRPVPRKIHQTIKQRSPDHMATMNFNTANSTFRQLMGNGLSYKVPPFQRDYSWTENEWDDLWRDILGLFEDDGESAHYMGYLVLQSSDSKKFSIIDGQQRLTTISVMILAGLSHFRNMVESGLDAENNTRRKEQLQNSYIGYLDPVSLVPRSKLELNRHNNRFYQTYLVPLEKPPQRGLNASERLLGKAFAWFLERIKTRFGFEDQSGRNLAAFIDDWVDKLFFTIMTVTDELNAFKVFETLNARGVRLSSTDLLKNYLFSAISSANTHETELKSLEEQWERIVGLLGGESFPEFLRVFWNSRNKLVRKADLFKTIQRRIDTRDAAFRLLRHLDQSAALYAALRDPSDSLWKVEERRALEELKMFNVRQPLAMLMACHDRFFDNERAAFTRILKAIAVISFRYNVICDLQAHEQERLYNEIAWKVSKGAYGDVYQILQALREVYPDDERFKAAFSEKELRTTNSRNKKVVRHILFEIERQRSGKDFEVESATYSLEHILPERPSQEWAFIEEPKQDRLIYRLGNMTPLETARNREVGNRDYASKRTVYADSVFEMTQAVAEHYDIWDERKVETRQKQLAGVASGIWRVEFLT from the coding sequence TTGGAAAAACGGGGGAAAAATAAAAAACACGGACAGACAAATAAGCGCCCCGTTCCCCGGAAAATCCACCAGACCATTAAACAAAGGAGTCCTGATCACATGGCGACCATGAATTTCAACACAGCCAATTCCACTTTCCGTCAGTTAATGGGAAATGGCCTCAGCTATAAAGTTCCGCCCTTTCAGCGTGATTATTCCTGGACGGAAAATGAATGGGATGACCTGTGGCGGGATATCCTCGGCCTGTTTGAGGACGATGGCGAATCGGCCCATTATATGGGATATCTGGTTCTGCAGTCATCCGACAGTAAAAAATTCAGCATCATTGATGGACAGCAGCGTCTCACGACCATCAGTGTGATGATCCTGGCAGGGCTTTCCCACTTCAGGAATATGGTTGAATCGGGGCTTGACGCGGAAAATAATACAAGACGAAAAGAGCAGCTCCAGAACAGCTACATCGGTTATCTGGATCCGGTGAGCCTGGTTCCAAGATCAAAACTGGAATTAAATCGCCATAACAATCGTTTTTATCAAACGTATCTGGTTCCCCTTGAAAAGCCGCCTCAACGGGGGCTTAACGCGTCCGAGCGCCTGCTTGGAAAAGCCTTTGCCTGGTTCCTGGAACGAATTAAAACACGTTTCGGTTTCGAGGATCAAAGTGGTCGGAATCTGGCCGCGTTTATTGACGATTGGGTGGATAAGCTGTTTTTCACCATTATGACCGTGACGGATGAGTTAAATGCTTTCAAAGTCTTTGAGACGCTGAACGCTCGAGGTGTCCGGCTTTCCTCAACCGATCTTCTGAAAAACTATCTGTTTTCGGCCATCAGCTCCGCGAACACGCATGAGACCGAACTCAAATCGCTGGAGGAACAATGGGAGCGAATCGTGGGTTTGCTGGGCGGCGAAAGCTTTCCGGAATTCCTCCGGGTGTTCTGGAACAGCCGAAACAAACTGGTTCGCAAAGCGGATCTTTTTAAAACCATTCAGCGGCGAATCGACACCCGTGACGCCGCCTTCCGTCTTTTGCGTCATTTGGACCAATCCGCCGCTTTGTACGCCGCGCTTCGTGATCCTTCGGACAGTCTCTGGAAAGTTGAAGAAAGGCGCGCGCTGGAAGAGCTTAAAATGTTCAATGTAAGACAACCCCTGGCCATGCTGATGGCCTGCCACGATCGTTTTTTCGATAATGAACGCGCCGCGTTTACCAGGATATTGAAGGCCATCGCCGTCATATCTTTTCGTTATAATGTGATCTGCGACCTGCAGGCGCATGAGCAGGAGCGATTATACAATGAGATCGCCTGGAAGGTGTCAAAGGGAGCCTATGGCGATGTATATCAGATACTCCAGGCCCTGCGGGAAGTATATCCCGATGATGAGCGATTCAAGGCCGCCTTTTCGGAAAAGGAGCTGCGCACGACAAACAGCCGAAACAAAAAAGTGGTTCGCCACATTCTGTTTGAAATTGAAAGGCAGAGATCGGGCAAAGATTTTGAAGTTGAAAGCGCGACCTACAGTCTGGAGCATATTTTGCCGGAGCGCCCCTCTCAGGAGTGGGCCTTCATTGAAGAACCAAAACAAGATCGACTCATTTACCGGCTTGGCAACATGACGCCACTGGAAACCGCGCGCAATCGCGAAGTGGGAAACCGGGATTATGCCTCTAAAAGAACGGTATATGCGGATAGTGTTTTTGAGATGACACAGGCTGTCGCGGAACATTATGATATCTGGGATGAGCGGAAAGTTGAAACCAGACAAAAACAACTGGCAGGCGTCGCTTCCGGAATCTGGCGTGTCGAATTTTTAACTTAG
- a CDS encoding Glycine/betaine ABC transporter permease: MALYFDRFTIPLDEWIEAAVEWLVTHFRPHFQMMKAPVEKTLNGLDHLLNVLPPPAVILAFTLIAWRFAGKRVALFTAVTLTFIGFLGLWSETMTTLAMVLCAVLFCAAVGAPVGILASRSKRFEAVLRPVLDTMQTTPAFVYLVPVVMLFSIGTVAGVIATIIFSMPPMIRLTSLGIRQVDPELIEAARAFGATPRQILMKVQLPLAMPTIMAGLNQTIMLSLSMVVIAALIGAGGLGLPVFQGLNSLDVGLAGIGGLSIVLMAMVLDRITQSMGSKK; encoded by the coding sequence ATGGCGCTTTATTTTGACCGTTTCACCATTCCGCTGGATGAATGGATCGAAGCCGCCGTGGAGTGGCTGGTGACCCATTTTCGTCCCCATTTTCAAATGATGAAAGCGCCGGTGGAAAAGACCCTGAACGGTCTGGATCATCTATTGAACGTCCTGCCTCCCCCGGCGGTCATACTGGCGTTTACCCTGATCGCATGGCGATTCGCCGGAAAAAGAGTCGCGCTTTTCACCGCCGTCACCCTGACCTTTATCGGTTTTTTGGGACTTTGGAGCGAAACCATGACCACTTTGGCCATGGTCTTGTGCGCCGTCCTTTTCTGCGCCGCGGTGGGCGCGCCGGTGGGGATTCTCGCGTCACGGAGCAAGCGGTTTGAAGCGGTCCTTCGGCCGGTCCTGGACACCATGCAGACGACCCCGGCCTTTGTCTACCTGGTTCCCGTGGTCATGCTGTTCAGCATCGGCACGGTGGCCGGCGTCATCGCCACCATCATCTTCTCCATGCCGCCCATGATTCGTCTGACCAGTCTGGGCATCCGCCAGGTGGACCCCGAGCTGATCGAGGCGGCGCGGGCGTTCGGCGCCACGCCCCGGCAGATTCTGATGAAGGTTCAGCTCCCCCTGGCCATGCCCACGATTATGGCCGGATTGAACCAGACGATCATGCTGTCACTGTCGATGGTGGTGATCGCCGCGCTCATCGGCGCCGGGGGCCTCGGGCTCCCCGTCTTCCAGGGGTTGAACAGCCTGGATGTCGGACTTGCGGGCATCGGCGGGTTGAGCATCGTTTTGATGGCCATGGTGTTGGATCGGATTACGCAATCCATGGGAAGCAAAAAATGA
- a CDS encoding conserved hypothetical protein (Evidence 4 : Unknown function but conserved in other organisms) codes for MPRKIRQLIRDLERAGFINRGGKGSHRNFIHPKGIVITISGRLGDDAKHYQEKEAETKITRAKK; via the coding sequence ATGCCACGAAAAATCAGACAATTGATTCGAGACCTTGAAAGAGCGGGTTTCATAAATCGAGGCGGCAAGGGAAGCCATCGCAATTTTATTCATCCCAAAGGAATCGTCATCACGATTTCCGGAAGGCTTGGAGACGACGCAAAACATTACCAGGAAAAAGAGGCTGAGACCAAAATCACGAGGGCTAAAAAATGA